The Microtus pennsylvanicus isolate mMicPen1 chromosome 19, mMicPen1.hap1, whole genome shotgun sequence genome includes a region encoding these proteins:
- the Fam133b gene encoding protein FAM133B isoform X4: protein MGKRDNRVAYMNPIAMARSRGPIQSSGPTIQDYLNRPRPTWEEVKEQLEKKKKGSKALAEFEEKMNENWKKELEKHREKLLSGNESSSKKRQRKKKEKKSGRYSSSSSSSSDSSSSSSDSEDEDKKQTKKKKKKKSRCHKSPESSVLDSDSDSKDGSKKRKKSKDVTEKEKDNKGASRKRKLYEDRALTSESLSEVECEEVQAKRKRSGEVREQQVPYVHRYQQDHCSDKDKAKKRRKHKKHSKKKKKKAASSSSDSS, encoded by the exons GCCTACATGAATCCAATAGCGATGGCTCGATCAAGGGGTCCAATCCAGTCTTCAGGGCCAACAATCCAGGATTATCTGAATCGACCAAGGCCTACCTG GGAGGAAGTAAAGGAacaactagaaaagaaaaagaagggttcCAAAGCTTTGGctgaatttgaagaaaaaatgaaTGAG AATTGGAaaaaggaactagaaaaacacagagaaaaattatTAAGTGGAAATGAGAGCTCATCCAAAAAAAGACAG agaaagaaaaaagaaaagaaatctggtaGG TattcatcttcttcttcatcgAGCTCTGATTCTTCCAGCAGTTCTTCAGATTCTGAAGATGAG gataaaaaacaaacaaaaaagaagaagaaaaagaagagtcgTTGCCATAAGTCTCCTGAGAGCTCAGTGTTGGACTCCGACTCGGACAGCAAG GATGgttcaaaaaagagaaagaagtcaaaggatgtgactgagaaagaaaag GACAATAAAGGAGCcagcaggaaaagaaagctgTATGAAGATAGAGCACTGACCTCTGAGTCATTGTCAGAGGTGGAGTGTGAGGAG GTGCAGGCGAAAAGGAAGAGAAGTGGCGAGGTGCGCGAACAGCAAGTACCCTATGTTCACAGATACCAGCAGGACCACtgttct GATAAAGATAAAGccaaaaagagaaggaagcataAGAAGCAcagcaagaagaagaaaaagaaggctgCCAGCTCC
- the Fam133b gene encoding protein FAM133B isoform X5 — translation MGKRDNRVAYMNPIAMARSRGPIQSSGPTIQDYLNRPRPTWEEVKEQLEKKKKGSKALAEFEEKMNENWKKELEKHREKLLSGNESSSKKRQRKKKEKKSGRYSSSSSSSSDSSSSSSDSEDEDKKQTKKKKKKKSRCHKSPESSVLDSDSDSKDGSKKRKKSKDVTEKEKDNKGASRKRKLYEDRALTSESLSEVECEEVQAKRKRSGEDKDKAKKRRKHKKHSKKKKKKAASSSSDSS, via the exons GCCTACATGAATCCAATAGCGATGGCTCGATCAAGGGGTCCAATCCAGTCTTCAGGGCCAACAATCCAGGATTATCTGAATCGACCAAGGCCTACCTG GGAGGAAGTAAAGGAacaactagaaaagaaaaagaagggttcCAAAGCTTTGGctgaatttgaagaaaaaatgaaTGAG AATTGGAaaaaggaactagaaaaacacagagaaaaattatTAAGTGGAAATGAGAGCTCATCCAAAAAAAGACAG agaaagaaaaaagaaaagaaatctggtaGG TattcatcttcttcttcatcgAGCTCTGATTCTTCCAGCAGTTCTTCAGATTCTGAAGATGAG gataaaaaacaaacaaaaaagaagaagaaaaagaagagtcgTTGCCATAAGTCTCCTGAGAGCTCAGTGTTGGACTCCGACTCGGACAGCAAG GATGgttcaaaaaagagaaagaagtcaaaggatgtgactgagaaagaaaag GACAATAAAGGAGCcagcaggaaaagaaagctgTATGAAGATAGAGCACTGACCTCTGAGTCATTGTCAGAGGTGGAGTGTGAGGAG GTGCAGGCGAAAAGGAAGAGAAGTGGCGAG GATAAAGATAAAGccaaaaagagaaggaagcataAGAAGCAcagcaagaagaagaaaaagaaggctgCCAGCTCC